ctgaataattttaaaatagtccTTGCAAGCTTTGATTGCTTTTCActctggtttgctttttttttttttttttttaatatcaaagGTATACCCCATAACCTAATTTTTCAAGTATTTATCTTGTCCAGATTTAGCAAATGCTAAGAATTGTATTTAGGTTTAGATAACTTGGTTAAATGCAGAACAGAAAATACTGTCAcggggctcagtgggtaaaggtcctTGTTACACAAGCCTGTATGACCTCAGTTCAATCCCTCGAATGCATGTAACACTAGAAGGAGAGACCCACTCTGCAgtgctgtcctctgaccctttCAGGCATGTCGTGGCATGTGTCCTTCCACCTTGCacaatacaataaataaaaattcaaaaagaaattaaaaacatgtaCAAATATCAAAACTTTAACAATGAAAGTAAATGTTAAATATGAGCCCAtctttctctattttaaaaaattttttaaaaataaaaattagggtGTTTTGCCTAGATGTATGTCTGCGTACCAGATGCATGCagtcccacagaggccaggagaggacatTAGATTCTCTTTAACTGGAATTAAAGacggttgtgaactaccatgtggtgctaggaattgaacctgggtcctttggaagaacaacaagtgctcttaactgttgagccatctctccagcccttgccaATGTTTTTAAGATTGCAAACAAAATGTCTGCTTTTATGAAAAGTGGTATTTTAGAATTTGTCTTAATGAAATCTAACATTCTATGATTATCGGAGGATAAGAATTTGTAACAaagctttgaaacctcaaatgaATAATGAAATTTTTACTGAAGTCCTGAGGCGGCATTTTCTTAAGTCTCAGGGCAGCAGTTCAGCCAGTGTCCTAACAGACAGAAGACACTCACCCTCCTGTCCTTGAGCCTTTAACGGTGGTGGTAGTGGCTTTCAGGTGTccttgtgtctgtctttctcagtCGGAGCTGACAAAGCAGAAAATGTGTAGTTATGATAGTTCCCCCCTAATGTTACAAAGTTAAACTGCAGGAGTGTGTGGTTGTGTTGGggactttgatcccagcacccgggagacagaggccagctTGTCCTGCCTCTGAAAACCAGAACAATCAAATAAACCCTTCcgactcccctcccccacaaaacTCCACATGCTGCAGTGGTCACGGACCTTGTCTGAGTTCTCAAGGAGTCATATGGCAAGAGTAATAGCTGATGGTTAGCGATGTGGCTCCTCAAGCTGTAGGTACTTGCTGTGCCAACCTGGCAACTGAGTTCGATTCCTGGAGCCCAATTAAAggtgaaaagaagagaaatgaggTCACGGAGTTTTAAACAAACTCCATATACTTGTTGTGGCATGTAtgcccatacatacatacaataatacatttttttttttaaaagataagtgATTGCTGTTACCAATATTTTCTGAGGGCTATGCTTTGGGTATTGGGGTATAACAGAAGACAGAGAGGATGACTGTGTAGTTGCTCTGTTTGATTCAAACTTGACCATCACTTTGGGGGAAAAGAGACGGGAAGGAAGAAGTAAGACAGTAATAACCCCCTCCCTCCGGTGCCGAGCAGTGGAGATAATTTGTGGCAGGCAGTGAGCGAGCGGGAGGAGGCTTTGACCTGGTGGTAGCTCCCAGCTGCTGGGTGTCTGGCCGCTCACAGGAAGGGCAGAACTGTGGAATATTACACCTACGGTTTACCACTGCTTAACTCCTGTTTCCCCACCAGTGGGAAATGATTTCAGGTCTCGTGGTTTGAAGACCACCTACATTTTAGAGCAGATTAATAAGTAAGTGTGACACAGTGTGACACTCCAGCAGCTACACTCCACACGGGTACCTGGGCCGGCTTTCCTTGCTCAACATGCATTTCTTCTCTCCAGTGTGGGCTCTGAAAACATCCCACAATCATTTCAGAATTCAGCAAAACATGTTGGCAGTGAGCAGGGGCTTTGAAGACTTTAGATTCCATGTACTTTCAAATCCACATTGCGCTGGAGCCCCGTGAAAGTCACCGATGTCCGTAAACAGAACTTGATTTCAGTTTTCACGCGCTGTGTTTCTTCAGCTTGGCGTTTCAGCTTCCACACAGTGTGTTGTAGCTGTGGCATTTGATGGTGCCCCAAAGAGCATGGAAGTGGAAGGGGCGGGGGAGTTTAACAATGTGCTTTTAATGTGAACTTTTTGTTTAAAGCAGATGCAGCCCTGAGGATTTGGCCACCGCATATAACAACAGGGGGCAAACCCACTACTTGAGCGTTGATTTTTATGAAGCCATGGATGACTACACATCTGCCATAGAAATCCTGCCCAACTTTGAAGTTCCGTATTACAACAGAGGCTTGATACGCTATAGGTTGGGTaaggtgtttcttttcttttctttttttttttttttaactcttaattttttgctttccttgtggactGTATTTGGTTACTTCAGAGCTGTTGTGAAGGAATCAAGCTTGACAGTTACATGAAATTTAGGTTTAGAGCTAAGGAACAGGGGACGTGTTCCTCAGTGCTTTTTAGGCATTTGCTAGGCATTACAGAAAACAGTGGAACGCTGCAGTGGGATTGGGACTTGGCCGCAGGAGCAAGGATGACCCCATTACTGTGTGCCTGCGCAGTCCCAGCCTCAAAATGAGGGTAATGCTGACGGGCGCCTGTGACGCCTTCCAGTTGAAAAGGCAGGAGACATGCAAGTGAAGTTTTTAGACGCTGGGACTGAAGGGTCTGTGGATACTGTTTCTctcttaaaatgaaaaagaaaaatctgtttctCAGTTTTACTACAGCTGTGTAAAAGGACTCATAGAATTTTGTTGAACTTTTATGATGATTTGAATGTTGCCTGCCTATTAAATCTGcttaaaaaaatcactaatttaacctgtttttcctctttttattgtTGGAGATTGAACTCATGTATTTTAGCTGAGAGTTAATGCTGCTGAGCATCACTCTCTGTTCTCCATCACTGATTTAGATTCACTTATTTCACAAGGGCACACGTTATCGTGTTAGACTATCTTAGATGACTTGGGAGAAGCAGCTTCCTTTTAGAGGCGTTTTTGAAAGCTCATAGATAAAAATATGTATATCCAAATGTCACTGTACAGTTATTTAGATACTCAATTTTTCCCCCCATCTCTGGGATTCTGCCACAGGGTATTTTGATGAAGCTTTGGAAGATTTCAAGAAGGCATTAGCCCTGAATCCTGGATTTCAAGATGCTGTTTTGAGCTTAAAACAGACTAttttagacaaagaagaaaagcaacgAAGAAATGCTGAAAAAAGTTACCGAAACTTTTAGCTTATTGAGATTTTAACTCATGATCCTTAAATCTGCATGTGTCTGGCTCTAAGATAGGCACAGAAGTATTTTCAGTATATGTGAGAGAGTGTATTTTAGAAGTGAAAGTAAAATACTGTGTATTAATTTCAACACCATGTTGGATAGATCTTttcacagagtaaataaataataccaatgtataaatgtatattatttctgcaaaatacttaaataaatatgtattatttttagtAAAGGTTTTacttttatcaaatatttttattccCAACTCTTAATTTTTTCCCCACCTATAGAAAAGTTGCTGATAAATACAATCAAGCCATAAACTCTTTACATAGTTAACATATCACATTTGCTTTTTCTGCAGACTTAAAACACAGACTTTCCACTCTAAAGTCTAAGGCAGGAGTATTgctgggatatgaggccagcctaggctattgAGAGCCTCGAACAAAGcccagcaaaagaaaacaagacccagacagacttttttttttttttttgctgctctGCCTGAGCATGGGATACTGATGTCTCAGTGCTTCCCTCCTAAACATTTCCGTTTGCATCTTCCTGAAGACACTCTCCACAGCCACACGCCGCCATGACACCTAATAAAAGCAATACTACAACATGCTCCATATCCAGCCTGTGCTCACATTTCCCCTGTGACTTCAGATAATTGCATCATGTTCTCATGTCTCGGTATTCTTTCCCTCTGGGGTCATCTGCTCATTTGCTCCTCACAACACTTTGAGAACTCACTCTCTTTACATATGGTAATAGGCTGAGAGACAGGACCCTTGGGCTTAAAAGTAAGCACCCATCCTATGGGAGAACAGTTGGAAACAATTCATCCTACACTAAAGAAATAGGCTAAGATTTAAGTATTGATTATAGTTTCTGTCTCTGGATGACGGCTGTAATGACTGACGACCTCAGTATTTCTCAAATCCTTAGTATAAGCCAAATCCTGTTCAAAGTCTTCATGAAATGATGTGGGATAGAGAGGGAGTGACAAACTGACAAAAGCACATTAATGTAAAGCTTAAGAATTCTGTTTTGAGTTCTGCCAGCAAACAACAGGGCTCTCACAAACCGGGAAGAACTCCGGGGAAGCGAGCCAAAGCCAGCGTGTCCCATCGACAGTTGTAAGTTTTTATTGCTGGGGTTTGGCATTCTAAGATACAGACCCTCATTTTTAGGTCCCCCAAACTGGTTTACTGCTGCTGTGGGAAAGCTGTTATGGGTGGAAATTTCCCCCACCGGAGAGAGACAAAGCACATTCGCCTGGCATCCAGAGCCCAACAGAACTGTGGCTTCGGTGGCATCGATGGTATCCCCGTTGCCACCCttaactttgtttctttctcttttgaagtGATCTCATGAAGCATAGAAAGTAATTGCCCCGTTAGTAATTTGTGAATAATACCTGGCAAAATTCCTGGAGAGTTTGTGCTGCAGGTGAATGAATATGAAGAGGAAATTAAGTTTGATGGCCAGAAAGGAAAAGCCGCTCTATTTTTGTAATTGCTCACATTTTCCAATATGATTTATCTCTGTTGGGAAGGACTTTAAAAGAATTTATAATGttgcatgaaaacagaaaggtcccttttaaaaagccttttgtaaaaaaaaaaaaaaaaaagcaaactgtcCTGACCTTGGGAGAGCTAAACACAATTCTACCCAGAGAATCAAGTAATacttaaacaattttattttctcttggctcatattctctctcttttactcATGGCTGGAATGGATATagtatgaaaaagaaaacttgttAAAAAGTTTTCATTTGCTTTGCTAGATTTTATTACTCAAAAGTTTCTTAATTTCTCAGAGAAACAAAATCGCTGACGCTTAGGATCAACCCTTGCCTGGACTTAGAGAGTTTCCTTTGTCATTTACTGGACTTAAACAAATAGTACGTTTACTGAATTTTATCTTCTCCAAAACTAGGCTTTGCACATCTTGATCCATTTCTCATCGGCTGAGCGATACCTTGGGTGTTGTTTATTCTCATGGGATTGGTCTGGTTCTCCACATCTTGCTGCTGCTAGTGAAGTGCCCAGACTCTGCTACCCAGTATTCCCCCTCtgcaaaaataaagcagaaaagacTTGTCGTTCATTATACAAATTGTTTCACAAAGAATAGTAAAATGGAATAAGTGGACTTAAATTACTTTCGAGTTTGGAGAATTATTCTTAACACTGGTTGAGAAACATGGAGCCGTTTCTCTCTTCCAGGGCTGGAGCTGAATGAGGTCCATGGATTGAGCTGACAAGAGCAAACCACAGTGAAAGAGCAAGCTGGATTTCCCAGACAGCTCTTAGTCATGATCTGAGTGTTCTTTTCTGTGTCACGGCCGGGCTTGCCGGTGCAGGGTTAGCAGCATACCATTTTGTAGCTTGTGAACCTTTCTCATTGGGCATGATGCATCTTCTCCCTGCCGCCCCGGGGCAAACCAGTTCAGTGTTTATACTGCTCTGAGACTCAAAGTCTTTATCCTACGTTTCACACAGTTAACTCTTTTTCTTATGAATCACTTCAGTTTGTCAACCAAAATGCGTCTAAGTGAAAGCTGTTAACAATGAAGAAAAGTTTCTGTTACTTTACTTGAATAAGTTATACATTCTCTTCCATCCTACTGTATCTacaccttctttcttttttcttttcttttctttttttttttcttttggtttttcaagacaaggtttccctgtctagtcctgattgtcctggaactcactctgtagattaggctggcctcaaactcagagagctacctacttctgcctcccaattgctgggactaaaggtatgcatcaccaaACCTGGTTCACCTActttaacatgtagaaaaataaatcgGTAGAAACAAGTATTTATACCAGTGTAAACAATCAATTTGCATATAAACTTCTAGAATCAATGTTTACTTTTATTCTGAAGCATTATAAAGCAGTTTTATTGGGGCATGGTCTACATATTCAACCAGTCCCTTTGAAGTATATAGTTAGGTAGTTTTAATTATATTCATGGTTTCTATACTATTAAAAAAActgggcttcaattgggatagataatgaataaattgtaaaaaaaaattaaaattaaaaaaagaaaaaaactattttcaggCTTTGGGGGGCAGAACATGGCTCATGGTCATGTGTGCAAAGAATACATAATCTTCAGAAAAGCTAAAGACTAACTATAATTAAAGACTAACCATAATTGTACTTCAAAAATCGCACACATATAAGACAAATCAAAGGTGctgcctctcctctttctctctctaaatgTACCACATGGTTCAAGTCTCTATAATAGTTTCTGTCTAGACACTTGTGTTGAGGAAATGGGTTATATCTGCCTGGAACAATAATGTGAGCTTACTTGGATTGTTTGAGCTAACAGATGATTGTTTTGAAAAAAGTAAGTgtttaggctggagagatgtcttagatgttaagagcactggctgctcttccagaggaccctggtttaattcccagcacccacatggtggctcacaatcatctgtgactccagtaccaggggatccagtgctgtcttctggcctcctctggcacttctgcatgtatgtacagacatgcacacaggcaagGCACCTGTGGTGTGTGATATGAGAACCCAGTGAACAGCACTTTGAACTGCTACTGTGTAGACCTGATACAATTTTAGTATCCATATACGTTTAGATTTTAGTGTCTTCTATATTCCTAAAAAATGGGCTGGTTAACTAGGGGAAGGACATTCCAGTTTGAAAGGGCAGTAGAGCAAAGAGCTTGGCTTCATTTCTCAGCCAGTGTTAGGGGCCTCAAAAGATGCTTCTCTCCATGAAGACGAGAGGAGGGTGAGAAACatggttattttgttttcttagtaGGATTAAAAAGCAGCTCATGGTTTTCAAAAGGACAGGAGAGTAAGAACACAAAACTCAGGACAAACGACAAACGATGGAAACCTAGAAGTGAAAAACGACAGGGCAGCGCCTCAGACAGTAAAAAAGGAGAGTAGTTGTGTTCTGTAGCCCGTGTTAGTGACGCCTGTGCGCGCATATACAACCAGAGGGCAGACACTGTCTTGGTTTTCATAGAGAAGGAAGCCCAGGCCAAGACAGCCAGGAACTTCCCAAGCCCTCACAGGCATCTGGAACTGCAGTTAACTATCAATCAATCTTTATTCCCAAACTGGCATCGACTCAAAGTAGGTATGTAGATTTCTTTTgatcccaattaaaaaaaaattgcttataaATGTTTTAGTGCCCATCAAGGTGAGTATCCAAAcgcttatttttactttttataacaGAGCGTTATTGCAATGCTAGACTTGCTTGTGGGTCATTTTCACTCCTGATTGAAAACAGACACAGGAGATGGTGAAAAGCAGATTAATATTAAGAGCAAACTCCACTTGGAAACTTGAAAGCCATGGCTGCCAATATGTAAATTTGTGTCTTATGTTAAGAAAAAGCATCCAACACTTAGAAAGAGTGAGGCAGACGAGTGTGTGCGCTTTCAGCAGCGTAGGCAGCCCAGTCTGACAGACCCACCCAAGCACTATTGCGTTCGGTTGCTTGAGACACAGGCTGAGGTTACGTGAAGTTGTCTGGGTTTGTCCAGAGGACATGCAAATGAATCGTCTGGGAGGTAAGATAACCCCAAAGGTTCCAGTTTTATTGCCCTCGAGAGCACCATCCAGTTTTGCATCCAAGCGGGCAGTGTGAGTTTTTCGCCTGAATTCTCTCTGCATTTCCTGCAAATCCTCAGCTCTGCGCTTCCTCTCAGCACCTCGGGGCTCCTTCCTGGATGCCACGATTTCGTTCTGAACTATAGGAGTCATATTTAACTGTAAAATTTTCTCATGCTTAACATTATTGCTAAAAAGTTTACATCTTAGATAGAATTTCTCATTACGCACTCCTGTTATTTCTAGCAGGAACAGGGGACGGACCCAAAGTGTGTCCTTTCCTGTTGTCACTTGTGCAGAGGTTTAACTCTGCACTGGCTGAAGCAATGCACAGGGAACCCCTTCAacttcacacacagagaaaagtagCCCCAGCTACAAAGGGATATCTGCAAACTGCACAGGCTCCCCCATGGTTTCCATTCTCACCTTATAATAGCCACCATTTAGTTCCTATCTTTCAAGACCATTGCCTTTGTACAAACACATGGGCTCCCTCACACATCTGTGATTAAAGAATTACATTGTACGCATCACTCAGCAGCTTGAGTTATTTTAGTATCACGGTCATGTTTACATAGAGCAACAATTCTAAGTCTGTGGGGTCCAAtgacccttccacaggggtcacgtatcagatatcctgcatatcagatatctacattacGATTCACAGCAGTGGCGAAATTACAGgaatgaagtagcaatgaaataattttatggttgggatcatcataacatgaggaactgtgtgaaAGGGTCAAaacattagggaggttgagaaccactgacatgGAGAAATGTAAACCACCTTACAATGATTGCTGAAGCCTCACTACAGGGTAATAATAATTGGATACCGCGGGAGTTGTATATGAAAACTAAGGTGTCACCTACACATGCCCTTCTTTTTTAGACATTTTTTATTCAGTGTAACTAGAAACCAAGGCTTCAAAGTACCTGTCTTCCTGCTGGATGtgccttctgaaaatttctttatttctggttgtgtatggtggagcatgtctgtgactccagctttAGGAGATGGATTAGGAGTttaagatcatccttggctatatgGTGAGCTCAAGGCTAACCTGGACTACACAAGACCTTCTCTTAAAACAAGAATGACTTTCGGTTCTGTCAGTATCTTAGTGGCTATTCTTTTTAGACAGTTTTGGTTGTTTTCCATCAAGAAtgcttctggatttttttttctttgaacacGTCTCCATTTGGTGGAATAGCTCTTTGAAGGGTTCCAGCGTTGATGAGGCACACACATCCCTCCGTCTAAACTGAGGTCTGAGCCCTGCTCTGTGGCTGGTGGAATAGCACTGTCAGTTTCAGCCGGGACTCCCACCTGCTAACCTCTCATGGACCCAGTTTCCATCTCAGCTCCTACGACCGCATGCCAGAATTCATCCCCTGCCTGTGTGGTTCAAGTGTTCTGCTTTGCCCTCACCCAAAGCATGTTTCCATGCCGCAGAGTGGGGTCCTCCATGTGTGATGGTTCCATCCCTGGGCAAGAAGCAGAGCTCACAGAGGCCAGTGCTGCAGAACCTTGTCTCCACTGTTCCTCTGGGGACCCTCCCCACCTTTCTAGCTTTGTGTGGGGCCTTTCTCTGGCCACCTGCTTAAAATCACAAATCTCAGTCACCCCTTCATGCCTTTGTAATCTATTCCTGTATACCATGTCTTACTTGTTTTATCTTCCTGTCTGTTCCTCACTGGCAGGTGAGTTATGGGGATGGCGAGTTGTGTCTTTTTTGTTCACTGCTACATCTGCAGCACCTACAACTGCCATGGGTCCCAACTGTGAGGAGTGGATTAAGGATCCAGTTTTCCTAACCTGCCCATGCACCTGCTGTTTAAGTTTTGTAGGTTCATCCCTGGCAAATAAGGATGGGGAGGACCAGCGCTTAGCCCCTTCTCAGTTGACCTTGTGGGTTGGGCCTAATCTACagtgaagtttttattttaattaaagcaaCTACTATTGTAGtttaatttagaaaaagaaagcacacGGAGACAGTTACTCTCAGCAGTGATTTCGTTTTAAAACAACTTTACAACAGGTGCCTGTGATTCGCTGAATGCATTATTGGGAAAGGGAGGATGGATCCTTACATGTGACCTGATTCGGGGGATGCAAAGAGTACATCTCTAATTAGTTAAGGCAGTATAGATGGAGGTGAGTCCTCAGCCAGTGACTGATGTCCTTATGTAACACTAACCCATCCTCCTGGCGTCTTTAGAATAAGGAGGACGTTTGGACAGAGACACAAGGAAGGCTTGTGAGGCCTAACACTTGTGAGGCTTACGTGAGTTATGTTCTACAAGCCGAGGGATGTCTGGAACTGCCAGAAACTAAAAGAGGCAAGGAGAGTCCTTTTCTGGAGGCTTTGGAAGAATCAGAACCCTGCCTACACTTTGCTTTGTACATCTGATCTCCAAATTGTGAGAGTATACAAGTTAGTGGTACTTTGTTGTGGCAAGTGTTGGGAAAATATGACTTCATCCAATAGGCATGAGTTTAGGTTTCAAGGGACAGGCTTTTGGCACAAGTGCTTTTGTGTTCTTGTACCCACAGATGTAGCTCTGTTGAAGAAAAGTTGTACCTTTTGTTGGAGCAATcttataaacaaaataattataagataggaaaggagagagagaggctgcgTCTCTTTCTTTGATCGTGACCTTCACTGAGGAACCTATGACTAAGTATTGTACAAAACATGCTGGTTTGCTCTGGCTGCCTGCTGAGAAACTAACTCATAACCACCCTGTGTGGCTTCGAGGCGCTCCACTCTTGGAGAGGCCAAGGCCCTTTCGACTTGAGATTGGAAAAGTGGGAGTCACTTCAGACTGCCAAAAAACAAACCATTACTAGCAAGCCAGGTGAAAAAAATATCCAAGTTGGCTGACAGGCAGGATTGGGAGCTGTCAGTCTGGGGCTCACAGAACAATAATCATTTCCATCACAAAGACCAGCTGCCAGTAGACTCATTGGAACTGGAGCAGCCTCTTGAACTGGGACGTGCCTGTTTGTGGTGGCCCCAACTTCCATCTTCACTCCGGCATGTGTCAGTTTCCAGTGGGCACTTCTCTGCTCCTGGTCTTCTCATCCCCCCACTTCCTGCTTTTCTCAGTGTTCTCCCCAGTGGATACTCTGTCTTATGTAAATGTTGCTAACCCTTGAAGAATCAGTCCAGCAACTACATGAAGCCTTTCCCATCAGTATCAGCCCTGGCCCACGCCtcattttccagttcccactgcACTAATGGTCAAACTAAAGTTCTGCTAACTGAATGTGTCCACAGAGTGACTCAGGCATGGCCTGGGCCGTTCTAGAAATGTAGACTCTTGGAGGACTTGTAGCTTAGTGGTAGTCTGTTTAGCATGTGTGGGCCTCTGAAGATGATgaggatggagggaagggagggaagggaggaaaggaagtcaGGAAAGACGACAGCAagaagggaatggaaggaaatgCAGATTCTAAATAGGATGCAGGTTTACTGTAATTTGCATTGGATTCACTTGATCCAGCAGGTTGTTCTGATAAGCAACTAAAGGCTGAGAGCCCTGGTCTGCGGCCCTGCTGCGCAGCGCCTGGTGTCCAGACCAGTAGTCCCAACAACATCCAGGAACTTAGGAGAGATGAAGATTTTGGCCCCACCTCAAAGCAGCTGAATGTGACTTCCTTGGTGTGGGGCCCAGCGAGCTAGACAAGCTTCATGGAGGTTCGTTGGCACTGAGGTGTGGGAACCATGGATCTAATTAGCATCTGATTATCTCTCCCTCAAGATGGGACCCAAGGGCAAGAGACAAATTGGTTGTGGCTGGGTGCTGCTCCTCTTCTAAGCTCGGAAGATAGATGTCCTAGGATCATTGATgagcttctcctcccctcccccattttgaACAAACTTGTGGGtactggggaggaggagagggcagcaggaagaggacttcttttcctggGTCTTGGGTTGAGTTTTAAGAGGTAGTGTGCTCCCACTCTTATATCAGGGGTCATCCTTACCACATAATTTTGTTATCTTATCCCGGCCTCACTTGATCCAGAACTCTGTGTctaataatttgtgtgtgtgtgtgtgtgtgtgtgtgtgtgtatgtgtgtgtgagtgagtttcctcactggaaaaaaaagtcatttttatttgctgttAAAGCAAAGCTGGCTCACTTGCTTTTTCTGGATCAATAAGTTTTTCATCTGGGCAGTGGCCGAGCTGGCTCCTGGGCCCACAGTATCACTGAGAAGGAATCTCAGACATGACTAATGTATAGCCTTCTCGGCTTCCTACCCATGAGCTCTCTCTCATAAATCGCTGCTGTGTTCCATCAACCTCAATTACCCGCCACAACAGAGTCTCAGGCTGGGGAGCAGCCTGTCCCTACCCCAAGAGCTCTTCCTTCTCCGCCTGTCTGCTAGATTTCTGATTGCCAGACCTAATTCCTTTTGAATTGCTTAATGGCTGCACGGTTTTCATCGGGAGTCTCAGGACACTGGAGCTGGAAGGAACTGGAAGCTTCTTTATTTTGCTGGTAGACAGATAGGGGAGGAAGTTCCGGGTTAAAGATTATGCAGTTGGTTAACAATTGCCTGAGGAATGGATTGAGCCCTTTAGCATAATGGCTTCCATTGAGTGATGGTCCTTGGTTTACACTGTGCCCATTAATCTGGACACCAAACCTTTGGCTACCCCAGGATCCACGTCTTCTGTGAGGACCATCCTCCAGAGTAAGCATGCATGGCCAATGTGCTGGTATTTTTCCATTATCAAGACCAAATTATTCAACATAGACAACTCAAGGGAGCAAAGACTTCTTTTGGCTTACAGTGGGTTTACTCCATCATTGTTTGGCCCCACATGTGTGGGCTGAATTTCATGGTAGCAGGAGTGCCTGGTAGAGAGCTGTTTACATCATAGGTAGACAGGAAACAAAGCCAGACAGGAAGTGCCAGGGATGATGTACTCCCAAGGACTGATCCCTAGTGACCCACTTCCTTGAGCTAGGACCCACCTCCCAAGGTCCCTAGAACCTCCCAAGACAGTGCTACCAGTTGAGGACCAAACTTTTAAGACACAAACCTGTTGTGGGGTCATTTCAGAATCTAACTCAGGGCATGGTCACAAGCAC
This is a stretch of genomic DNA from Meriones unguiculatus strain TT.TT164.6M chromosome 1, Bangor_MerUng_6.1, whole genome shotgun sequence. It encodes these proteins:
- the Ttc32 gene encoding tetratricopeptide repeat protein 32 isoform X1, translating into MAGPPGGEGGESRAALELAQARFDEGQFAEAQALYSAFIGQYASRRSRCSPEDLATAYNNRGQTHYLSVDFYEAMDDYTSAIEILPNFEVPYYNRGLIRYRLGYFDEALEDFKKALALNPGFQDAVLSLKQTILDKEEKQRRNAEKSYRNF
- the Ttc32 gene encoding tetratricopeptide repeat protein 32 isoform X2 is translated as MAGPPGGEGGESRAALELAQARFDEGQFAEAQALYSAFIGQYASRRRCSPEDLATAYNNRGQTHYLSVDFYEAMDDYTSAIEILPNFEVPYYNRGLIRYRLGYFDEALEDFKKALALNPGFQDAVLSLKQTILDKEEKQRRNAEKSYRNF